The Cucumis melo cultivar AY chromosome 6, USDA_Cmelo_AY_1.0, whole genome shotgun sequence genome includes a region encoding these proteins:
- the LOC103491077 gene encoding cytochrome P450 71AU50-like — MKLGLKSTIIVSSPNVAKLFLKTHEPNFSNRPIPLTSNQMSYNRKNIAFVDLGSYWQTMRKICSSHLLTSSKVNSFSSIRRQELGLLVDRLQEAARNHAIVDLSSQVSSLTFDVICVMLFGKKFVDKELTVAIREGTFLSGVPNLGDFIPFIAFLDLQGLCRRAKAINKVVDGFLDMIIEERPEFKDQNKTDKGGFFVDVMLDLTRSQEIEHQIDRSNVKAVLFDLMIGGVDSSSTTIIWALSEIIKHPQVMKKIQEELQQVVGLNKMVEESHLNQLKYLDMTIKETLRIHPPIPLIPRKSIQDCNVNGYHIPKNTDIMINDWAIGQDPSYWTEPQKFNPDRFVDSQIDFIGNNNNFEMLPFGFGRRGCPGMQLGLVMVRLIVAQLVHCFDWELPNGVSPSELDMSEESFGLTCPRAQNLRVVPICRVCI; from the exons ATGAAATTAGGGCTTAAATCCACCATTATTGTCTCTTCTCCTAATGTTGCTAAGCTCTTTCTCAAAACCCATGAGCCTAATTTTTCAAACCGTCCAATTCCTCTAACTTCCAACCAAATGTCTTACAACCGTAAAAACATAGCATTTGTTGATTTGGGCTCTTATTGGCAAACTATGCGTAAAATATGTTCATCTCATTTGCTTACATCTAGCAAGGTCAACTCTTTTTCATCGATTCGAAGGCAAGAACTTGGGTTATTGGTTGATCGTCTTCAAGAGGCGGCAAGAAATCATGCTATTGTGGATCTTAGTTCTCAAGTCTCTTCCCTTACTTTTGATGTGATTTGTGTAATGTTGTTTGGGAAGAAATTTGTTGATAAAGAGCTTACGGTTGCGATACGTGAGGGTACCTTCTTGTCTGGTGTTCCTAACTTGGGAGATTTTATTCCTTTTATTGCCTTCCTTGATCTTCAAGGGTTATGTCGTCGCGCCAAAGCCATTAACAAGGTCGTTGATGGATTCCTAGACATGATTATCGAAGAACGTCCCGAATTCAAGGACCAAAATAAAACTGACAAGGGTGGGTTTTTTGTGGATGTTATGTTAGATCTCACGAGGTCACAAGAAATAGAACACCAAATTGATCGATCAAATGTCAAAGCCGTACTTTTT GACTTGATGATAGGAGGAGTGGATAGTTCAAGCACCACAATCATTTGGGCATTATCAGAGATAATAAAGCATCCACAAGTAATGAAGAAAATCCAAGAAGAACTACAACAAGTAGTTGGTTTAAACAAAATGGTGGAAGAATCACATTTAAACCAACTAAAATACTTAGACATGACCATAAAAGAAACCTTAAGAATTCATCCACCAATTCCATTAATCCCAAGAAAATCCATTCAAGATTGCAATGTAAATGGCTACCACATTCCTAAAAATACAGACATAATGATAAATGATTGGGCAATTGGGCAAGATCCATCTTATTGGACTGAGCCTCAAAAATTCAATCCAGACAGATTTGTTGATAGCCAAATTGATTTCataggaaataataataatttcgaGATGCTTCCATTTGGATTTGGAAGAAGAGGTTGTCCTGGAATGCAATTAGGATTGGTTATGGTTCGATTGATTGTGGCTCAATTGGTGCATTGTTTTGATTGGGAGCTTCCAAATGGTGTATCGCCAAGTGAATTGGATATGAGTGAAGAATCATTTGGGTTGACTTGTCCTCGAGCTCAAAATCTTAGGGTTGTACCTATTTGTCGTGTTTGTATTTGA
- the LOC103491078 gene encoding cytochrome b561 and DOMON domain-containing protein At4g12980-like isoform X2: MHHYSSIPFFILTIIFSTLLTSSNSHRCSDKFQELVNTRNLSNCQRLPTLGAELGWSLPVSDKSHHVFRVLFGAPMEFDGGWLAWGVNPGQKPEMVGTRAVIGIKNPTNGSTYCRSYNVTYETRIKCPLRPTNMEEIKCTKFEYENTTEYHLISASLNLSAVDYNVSKLNIVWQSGLGVEEDRPLAHTATLKNVDCVETLNLFTAKSTDMAHLKAYLRQVHGVLNIIGWGTLLPIGAIIARFFRKFPFQSEVWWFHTHVGCQFAGFAIGGVGWGIGLWLAHSSPRYIFLTHHVFAIFIFVFAALQVTPSSLLHPYLHIGNKV, encoded by the exons atgcatcATTATTCATCTATCCCTTTCTTCATTCTAACCATTATCTTCTCAACCCTCCTCACCTCATCCAACTCCCACCGTTGTTCAGACAAATTCCAAGAGCTCGTCAATACCCGGAATCTCTCGAATTGCCAACGCCTCCCGACGCTCGGTGCGGAGCTCGGTTGGAGCCTCCCTGTATCCGACAAATCCCACCACGTATTTCGAGTCCTCTTTGGCGCCCCGATGGAATTCGACGGGGGGTGGTTGGCATGGGGAGTGAATCCAGGGCAAAAGCCAGAGATGGTGGGGACGAGAGCTGTGATTGGGATCAAGAACCCTACGAATGGGTCTACTTATTGTAGGAGTTATAATGTGACCTATGAGACACGAATTAAATGCCCGCTTCGACCGACGAATATGGAGGAGATAAAGTGTACAAAATTCGAATATGAAAACACGACGGAGTACCATTTGATTTCCGCTAGTTTGAATCTTTCGGCTGTGGATTATAATGTTTCGAAGCTTAATATTGTGTGGCAAAGTGGATTAGGTGTTGAGGAAGATAGGCCATTAGCGCATACGGCTACTTTAAAGAATGTTGATTGTGTTGAGACGCTTAATTTGTTTACGGCTAAAAGTACTGATATGGCTCACCTCAAGGCTTACCTTAGACAA GTGCATGGAGTATTGAACATTATAGGATGGGGAACATTGTTACCAATAGGAGCAATAATAGCAAGATTCTTTAGGAAATTCCCTTTTCAGAGCGAGGTTTGGTGGTTCCATACTCATGTGGGATGCCAATTTGCTGGGTTCGCCATTGGCGGGGTTGGTTGGGGGATTGGATTGTGGCTCGCACATAGTTCACCTCGCTACATTTTCCTAACTCATCATGTCTTCGCCATCTTCATCTTCGTTTTCGCCGCTTTACAAGTTACTCCCTCTTCCCTTTTGCATCCTTACTTAC acATTGGCAATAAAGTTTAA
- the LOC103491078 gene encoding cytochrome b561 and DOMON domain-containing protein At4g12980-like isoform X1, with protein sequence MHHYSSIPFFILTIIFSTLLTSSNSHRCSDKFQELVNTRNLSNCQRLPTLGAELGWSLPVSDKSHHVFRVLFGAPMEFDGGWLAWGVNPGQKPEMVGTRAVIGIKNPTNGSTYCRSYNVTYETRIKCPLRPTNMEEIKCTKFEYENTTEYHLISASLNLSAVDYNVSKLNIVWQSGLGVEEDRPLAHTATLKNVDCVETLNLFTAKSTDMAHLKAYLRQVHGVLNIIGWGTLLPIGAIIARFFRKFPFQSEVWWFHTHVGCQFAGFAIGGVGWGIGLWLAHSSPRYIFLTHHVFAIFIFVFAALQTLAIKFKPGLTDEFRKVWNIYHHFLGYALLALIYINIFEGLKILKPENKEKWKYAVIGILIALGLITLVLEVHTWRKFIKERTTMKKLESQFLNQPKANQQQEEDGSGTITQSPPFSRRNSPSTPTSME encoded by the exons atgcatcATTATTCATCTATCCCTTTCTTCATTCTAACCATTATCTTCTCAACCCTCCTCACCTCATCCAACTCCCACCGTTGTTCAGACAAATTCCAAGAGCTCGTCAATACCCGGAATCTCTCGAATTGCCAACGCCTCCCGACGCTCGGTGCGGAGCTCGGTTGGAGCCTCCCTGTATCCGACAAATCCCACCACGTATTTCGAGTCCTCTTTGGCGCCCCGATGGAATTCGACGGGGGGTGGTTGGCATGGGGAGTGAATCCAGGGCAAAAGCCAGAGATGGTGGGGACGAGAGCTGTGATTGGGATCAAGAACCCTACGAATGGGTCTACTTATTGTAGGAGTTATAATGTGACCTATGAGACACGAATTAAATGCCCGCTTCGACCGACGAATATGGAGGAGATAAAGTGTACAAAATTCGAATATGAAAACACGACGGAGTACCATTTGATTTCCGCTAGTTTGAATCTTTCGGCTGTGGATTATAATGTTTCGAAGCTTAATATTGTGTGGCAAAGTGGATTAGGTGTTGAGGAAGATAGGCCATTAGCGCATACGGCTACTTTAAAGAATGTTGATTGTGTTGAGACGCTTAATTTGTTTACGGCTAAAAGTACTGATATGGCTCACCTCAAGGCTTACCTTAGACAA GTGCATGGAGTATTGAACATTATAGGATGGGGAACATTGTTACCAATAGGAGCAATAATAGCAAGATTCTTTAGGAAATTCCCTTTTCAGAGCGAGGTTTGGTGGTTCCATACTCATGTGGGATGCCAATTTGCTGGGTTCGCCATTGGCGGGGTTGGTTGGGGGATTGGATTGTGGCTCGCACATAGTTCACCTCGCTACATTTTCCTAACTCATCATGTCTTCGCCATCTTCATCTTCGTTTTCGCCGCTTTACAA acATTGGCAATAAAGTTTAAGCCCGGACTTACGGACGAATTTCGAAAAGTGTGGAACATCTATCATCATTTTCTAGGATATGCTTTATTAGCATtgatatatataaacatatttGAAGGACTGAAAATCTTGAAGCCAGAGAATAAAGAGAAATGGAAATATGCAGTGATTGGAATTCTTATAGCATTAGGGTTAATCACTTTGGTTCTTGAAGTCCATACTTGGAGAAAgtttatcaaagaaagaacTACAATGAAGAAATTAGAGTCTCAATTTCTTAATCAACCTAAGGCTAATCAACAACAAGAAGAAGATGGGAGTGGAACAATAACTCAATCACCACCATTTTCAAGAAGAAACTCTCCCTCTACACCTACATCAATGgaatag
- the LOC103491079 gene encoding uncharacterized protein LOC103491079 — MAAPLVEGAAVAALRSVMFRARQAAERSGRNFDQVRVVAVSKTKPVSLIRQVYDAGHRCFGENYVQELIDKAPQLPQDIEWHFIGHLQSNKVKSLLAGVPNLAMVQGVDNEKLANHLDRAVSNLGRDPLKVLVQVNTSGEISKSGVEPSGCVELAKHMKLRCSHLQFSGLMTIGMPDYTSTPENFKTLLKCRAEVCKALEMEEEQCELSMGMSNDFELAIEMGSTNVRIGSTIFGPREYAKKLAD; from the exons ATGGCTGCTCCCCTGGTCGAAGGCGCAGCCGTCGCAGCTCTCCGATCCGTAATGTTTCGAGCTCGGCAGGCGGCTGAGCGCTCTGGTCGCAATTTCGACCAGGTCCGCGTCGTCGCCGTCTCCAAGACAAAGCCTGTGTCTCTCATTCGCCAAGTATATGATGCCGGTCACCGTTGCTTTGGCGAGAACTATGTTCAAGAGCTTATCGATAAAGCTCCTCAG CTTCCTCAAGATATTGAATGGCATTTCATTGGGCATTTGCAGAGCAACAAAGTTAAATCGCTTCTTG CTGGAGTTCCTAACCTGGCTATGGTTCAGGGTGTAGATAATGAGAAG CTTGCAAATCACCTTGATCGTGCAGTTTCAAACCTCGGAAGGGATCCATTGAAGGTTCTAGTTCAAGTAAACACCAGTGGCGAAATAT CAAAATCTGGTGTTGAACCTTCTGGATGCGTCGAACTTGCAAAGCATATGAAGTTGCGTTGTTCACATCTACAGTTTTCTGGCTTAATGACAATAGGGATGCCAGATTATACTTCCACTCCAGAGAACTTTAAG ACGCTACTGAAATGTAGAGCCGAGGTCTGCAAGGCACTTGAAATGGAAGAAGAGCAGTGTGAATTGTCCATGGGAATGTCTAATGATTTCGAGTTGGCG ATCGAAATGGGCAGCACCAATGTGAGAATTGGATCCACAATATTTGGTCCGAGGGAATACGCAAAGAAGCTAGCTGACTAG